The following are encoded in a window of Castanea sativa cultivar Marrone di Chiusa Pesio chromosome 5, ASM4071231v1 genomic DNA:
- the LOC142637158 gene encoding uncharacterized protein LOC142637158: MKEVEQAEKTKENERALKSKKSREITFETYSPSIYDPPIPFPQRLRKNNVDDQFSKFLSIFKQLHINIPLIEALEQMPKYAKFLKDIISKKRKLEEHETVMLTEKSSAILQKKLPPKLKDPGSFTIPCTIGKSYFDRALCDLGASINLMPSSIFRKLALGEVKPTTISLQLADRSIKYPRGVIEDVLVLTSSSSRLTSLSLIWMRTRRSL; this comes from the coding sequence ATGAAAGAAGTGGAGCAAGCTGAGAAGACTAAGGAGAATGAAAGAGctttaaaatcaaaaaaatccagGGAAATTACTTTTGAGACTTATTCTCCTTCAATTTATGATCCACCAATTCCTTTTCCgcaaagattaagaaaaaacaaTGTGGATGATCagttttctaaatttctaaGTATATTTAAGCAATTGCATATTAATATTCCTCTCATTGAAGCTTTGGAACAAATGCCTaaatatgctaaatttttgaAGGATATTATATCAAAGAAGCGGAAATTGGAGGAGCATGAAACAGTAATGCTGACAGAGAAGAGTAGTGCAATCTTACAAAAGAAGCTGCCGCCTAAGCTGAAAGATCCGGGGAGTTTCACTATCCCTTGCACTATAggaaaatcttattttgataGAGCTTTATGTGATTTAGGGGCAAGTATTAATCTAATGCCTTCCTCTATTTTCAGGAAATTGGCTCTTGGAGAAGTAAAGCCGACCACTATCTCTTTACAATTAGCGGATAGATCCATTAAATATCCAAGAGGAGTCATTGAGGACGTATTAGTATTGACAAGTTCATCTTCCCGGCTGACTTCATTGTCCTTGATATGGATGAGGACGAGGAGATCCCTTTGA